A single region of the Luteolibacter arcticus genome encodes:
- a CDS encoding type II and III secretion system protein: MPAQSPRTFIVRNLKWIAAGGICLAGLASCGMPDADRMSVPVSRTAGAVGVKAYFFTAPDGFGFVKGQAEPGVAGVYPRATGEKLAASLSKRRGFELVNHAPLTATAKRGEKREVEVVREFIYPTEYRPPVVGKVVDGEIQSVTPATPTSFEKRDLGVELGYRARPAADGRIALEFDLKRSAFLGFVNYGTPIKTKRKGVFPREVTLSENRIEMPVFDVRQVTRTVLVNDGDFMAVGGMMPAGSPEDLKFEKWKGGSPESCGKNFVALIQVNAVAAE; encoded by the coding sequence ATGCCCGCACAAAGCCCCCGCACGTTTATTGTTAGGAACTTGAAGTGGATCGCGGCAGGAGGTATCTGCCTTGCCGGACTGGCTTCGTGTGGCATGCCGGATGCGGACCGCATGAGTGTGCCGGTGAGCCGCACGGCTGGCGCGGTGGGGGTGAAGGCGTATTTTTTCACCGCACCGGATGGCTTCGGATTCGTGAAAGGCCAAGCTGAGCCGGGCGTGGCGGGCGTCTATCCGCGGGCGACCGGTGAGAAGCTGGCGGCATCGCTGTCCAAGCGGCGCGGTTTCGAACTGGTCAACCATGCCCCGCTGACCGCGACCGCAAAGCGCGGTGAGAAGCGCGAGGTGGAAGTGGTGCGGGAGTTCATCTATCCGACGGAATACCGGCCACCGGTGGTCGGGAAGGTGGTGGACGGCGAGATCCAATCGGTGACACCGGCGACGCCAACCTCGTTCGAGAAGAGGGATCTCGGCGTCGAGCTGGGCTACCGGGCGAGACCGGCGGCGGACGGGCGGATCGCACTCGAGTTTGACCTGAAGCGCAGTGCGTTCCTCGGCTTCGTGAACTACGGGACGCCGATCAAAACCAAGCGCAAGGGCGTGTTCCCGCGTGAGGTGACGCTTTCGGAAAACCGGATCGAGATGCCGGTCTTCGACGTGAGGCAGGTGACGCGGACGGTCTTGGTGAATGACGGGGATTTCATGGCGGTGGGCGGGATGATGCCAGCTGGTTCCCCGGAGGATCTGAAGTTTGAGAAGTGGAAGGGTGGCAGCCCGGAGTCATGCGGGAAGAATTTCGTCGCATTGATTCAGGTGAACGCGGTGGCGGCCGAGTGA
- the hrpA gene encoding ATP-dependent RNA helicase HrpA — protein MTDALPPLNYPESLPVVGMHREIVAAIQAHPVVVVVSETGSGKTTQLPKMVAEALAGSRRIIGCTQPRRIAAASVAKRVAEELKGPLGGFVGYQVRFEDKTSKETRIKFMTDGILLAETQGDPDLKRYDALILDEAHERSLNIDFLLGYLKRLLDRRKDLKLVISSATLDAGSFAAFFNGAPVLQAEGRTFGVEEFFLPPDEEEELIRHVPRAVDWLTDVDPMGDVLVFLPGEREIRECADALDGRRYRNTEILPLFARLGLGDQQRIFSPGSKRRIILATNVAETSLTIPRIVSVVDSGLARVSRWSPARGVQRLQIEEVSQASSRQRKGRCGRVREGVCVRLYSEENLYERAPFTDPEIRRSSLAGVILRMKSLGLPDIEDFPFLDPPAPKAISEGYRTLREVGALDRDKNLTESGRTMARMPVDPRLSRMLLEARHEHCLAEILPVVALLESSDPKERPAEKLKQADAAHARWKDADSDFRAILRLWLDLQRFREGRGWKRNQLRKFCGDFFLSYRRVTEWANVHDELKELVVRELRWQMKPAPETVEKGASYEVFHRSLLAGAPRQFGLWDREERAYRSASGGHFAVFPGSGLFGGKRWDWVMAMELVETTRLWARRIARIDPAWVEQVAPHLCTKRYGDGHWDDQHGAVYAKETVLCGGLPIVAGRRVHYGRIDPEGARKIFVREGLMQGGVKGKSRAAERLVALKEEIEGIEHKLRRPGGLWSEEAVMEFYESRLPQGMCTAKAFHDWRGKHEDQILANRQDVVLEDLESLDLEGHPDWIEHEGEEYALYYRAAPGERDDGVTLGVHIDQLPNLPDWLPSWGVPGDLEWRAEWLIRSLPKDLRRECQPVADAARGFADEWRYRDKDASLEVRLAQYLTKFSGFTVEPLNFDLERLPEELVTKIWVCDDEENELAFGKDVKALRAKLGKVVKDRFEAAANAEWERAGMKAWTEGDVPERIETTAGPAFPALVDEGSSVGVRAFSRQAEAAESHRAGQVRLLMLAQPDQVAYLKKKYPLGLMAKVELPRIGTSLDDLIGLAGEGALGGKRFTSPVEFTAKLKDAKGKWFEAANLIGKSLDGTFEAIGPVRQWIHENAKDRNLSAVAADIEEELAWLLRSRFAWRAGFTRMRSHDRYLRGIRSRLGRLTSLPLVKDLEKMERVRKFWQPWFIAWTAKPEDPGLWEYGWLLEEFRLSLFAPDITVEMKVSEKRLAEGF, from the coding sequence ATGACGGACGCGCTGCCGCCGCTGAACTACCCTGAGAGCCTGCCGGTCGTCGGCATGCACCGGGAAATCGTGGCCGCGATCCAGGCGCACCCCGTCGTCGTGGTGGTCAGCGAGACCGGCTCGGGAAAGACGACGCAGCTTCCGAAAATGGTCGCCGAGGCCTTGGCCGGCAGCAGGCGCATCATTGGCTGCACCCAGCCGCGGCGGATTGCCGCCGCAAGCGTCGCGAAACGCGTGGCGGAAGAACTGAAAGGCCCGCTGGGTGGCTTCGTGGGCTATCAGGTGCGCTTCGAGGACAAGACGTCGAAGGAGACCCGGATCAAGTTCATGACGGATGGCATCCTGCTCGCCGAGACTCAGGGTGATCCGGACCTGAAGCGATACGACGCGCTGATTCTCGACGAAGCGCACGAGCGCTCGCTCAACATCGACTTCCTGCTCGGCTACCTGAAGCGGCTGCTAGATCGGCGGAAGGATCTCAAGCTGGTCATCTCTTCCGCGACTCTCGATGCCGGTTCATTCGCCGCGTTCTTCAATGGAGCGCCCGTGCTGCAGGCCGAGGGCCGGACCTTCGGGGTGGAGGAATTCTTCCTGCCGCCGGATGAGGAGGAAGAGCTGATCCGCCATGTCCCGCGCGCGGTCGATTGGCTGACCGATGTCGATCCCATGGGTGACGTGCTCGTCTTCCTACCCGGGGAGCGCGAGATCCGCGAATGCGCCGACGCACTCGATGGCAGAAGGTACCGCAATACCGAGATCCTGCCGCTATTCGCCCGCCTTGGTCTTGGCGACCAGCAGCGCATCTTCTCTCCGGGTTCGAAGCGCCGTATCATCCTCGCCACGAATGTCGCGGAAACTTCCCTCACGATCCCGCGCATCGTCAGCGTGGTGGACAGCGGACTCGCCCGCGTCAGCCGCTGGAGTCCGGCGCGCGGTGTGCAGCGCTTGCAGATCGAGGAAGTCTCCCAAGCCAGTTCCCGCCAGCGGAAAGGCCGCTGCGGCCGCGTGCGCGAGGGCGTGTGCGTCCGGCTTTACTCGGAGGAGAATCTCTACGAGCGCGCGCCCTTCACCGATCCGGAGATCCGCCGCAGTTCGCTCGCCGGTGTGATCCTGCGGATGAAATCGCTCGGGCTGCCGGATATCGAGGACTTCCCCTTTCTCGACCCGCCGGCACCGAAGGCAATCTCCGAGGGTTATCGTACTTTGCGGGAAGTCGGCGCGCTGGACAGGGACAAGAACCTCACCGAATCCGGCCGGACGATGGCGCGCATGCCCGTCGATCCACGGTTGTCACGGATGCTGTTAGAGGCGCGGCACGAGCATTGCCTCGCGGAGATCCTGCCGGTCGTCGCGTTGCTGGAATCGAGCGATCCGAAGGAACGCCCGGCAGAAAAGCTCAAGCAGGCCGATGCCGCGCATGCCCGCTGGAAGGACGCCGACTCCGACTTTCGCGCGATCCTGCGGCTGTGGCTCGACCTGCAGCGATTCCGCGAAGGCCGTGGCTGGAAGCGCAACCAACTCCGGAAATTCTGCGGCGATTTCTTCCTCAGCTACCGCCGCGTCACCGAATGGGCGAACGTCCACGACGAGCTGAAGGAACTCGTCGTGCGTGAGCTGCGTTGGCAGATGAAGCCGGCACCGGAGACCGTTGAAAAAGGTGCATCTTATGAAGTCTTCCATCGCTCGTTGCTTGCCGGGGCTCCCCGGCAGTTCGGTTTGTGGGACCGCGAAGAGCGCGCCTACCGCAGCGCCTCCGGCGGGCACTTTGCGGTCTTTCCCGGCTCCGGTCTGTTCGGCGGCAAGCGCTGGGACTGGGTGATGGCGATGGAGCTGGTCGAGACCACGCGGCTGTGGGCGCGGCGTATCGCGCGCATCGATCCCGCGTGGGTCGAGCAGGTCGCCCCGCACCTGTGCACCAAGCGCTATGGCGATGGGCATTGGGACGACCAGCATGGTGCGGTTTATGCGAAGGAGACGGTTCTTTGTGGTGGGCTGCCCATCGTGGCCGGCCGCCGGGTCCACTACGGCCGCATCGATCCCGAAGGAGCGCGCAAGATTTTTGTTAGAGAAGGTCTGATGCAAGGCGGCGTGAAGGGGAAGTCCCGCGCCGCCGAACGACTCGTTGCCTTGAAGGAGGAGATTGAGGGCATCGAGCACAAGCTTCGTCGCCCCGGCGGCCTGTGGAGTGAGGAAGCGGTGATGGAGTTCTATGAGAGCCGCCTGCCGCAGGGCATGTGCACGGCGAAGGCCTTCCACGACTGGCGCGGCAAGCACGAGGACCAGATCCTCGCCAATCGTCAGGACGTGGTGTTGGAGGATCTCGAGTCCCTCGACCTTGAGGGGCATCCCGATTGGATTGAGCATGAGGGCGAGGAGTATGCGCTTTACTACCGTGCCGCGCCCGGCGAACGGGATGATGGCGTGACGCTCGGTGTTCACATCGACCAGCTTCCGAATCTTCCCGACTGGCTGCCATCGTGGGGCGTGCCGGGTGATCTGGAGTGGCGCGCGGAGTGGTTGATCCGCTCGCTGCCGAAGGATCTGCGCCGCGAGTGCCAGCCGGTCGCGGATGCCGCACGTGGCTTCGCCGATGAATGGCGCTACCGCGACAAGGATGCGTCGCTCGAAGTACGACTCGCGCAGTACTTGACCAAGTTCTCCGGCTTCACCGTCGAGCCCCTCAACTTCGACCTGGAGCGTTTGCCGGAAGAACTCGTGACCAAGATCTGGGTCTGCGACGACGAGGAGAACGAACTCGCCTTTGGCAAGGATGTGAAGGCGCTGCGGGCGAAGCTTGGCAAGGTGGTCAAAGACCGCTTCGAAGCCGCGGCCAATGCCGAGTGGGAACGTGCCGGGATGAAGGCATGGACGGAAGGCGACGTGCCGGAGCGCATCGAAACCACCGCCGGGCCAGCGTTTCCCGCGTTGGTCGATGAGGGCTCGAGCGTCGGTGTGCGGGCCTTTTCCAGGCAGGCTGAGGCGGCCGAGTCGCATCGCGCGGGCCAGGTGCGGCTACTGATGCTCGCACAGCCGGATCAGGTCGCTTACCTGAAGAAAAAGTATCCGCTCGGCCTGATGGCAAAGGTCGAGCTGCCGCGGATAGGCACATCGCTCGATGACCTCATCGGCCTCGCCGGCGAAGGGGCGTTGGGTGGCAAACGCTTTACTTCGCCGGTCGAGTTCACGGCGAAGTTGAAGGACGCGAAGGGCAAGTGGTTCGAGGCCGCCAACCTCATCGGCAAGTCGCTCGACGGCACCTTCGAGGCCATCGGTCCGGTACGGCAGTGGATTCACGAGAACGCGAAGGATCGCAATCTTTCCGCCGTCGCCGCCGACATCGAGGAAGAGCTCGCGTGGCTGCTGCGCTCGCGCTTCGCGTGGCGCGCCGGCTTCACCCGGATGAGAAGCCACGACCGATATCTGCGCGGCATCCGCTCGCGGCTCGGCCGGCTCACCAGCCTGCCGCTGGTGAAGGATCTCGAGAAGATGGAGCGCGTCCGGAAGTTCTGGCAGCCGTGGTTCATCGCGTGGACTGCCAAGCCGGAAGATCCGGGCCTGTGGGAATATGGGTGGCTGTTAGAGGAGTTCCGTCTCTCACTCTTCGCTCCCGACATCACGGTCGAGATGAAGGTTTCCGAGAAGCGTCTGGCTGAAGGCTTCTGA
- a CDS encoding ankyrin repeat domain-containing protein, whose amino-acid sequence MFLILWLFYLLFYASSAWAVLWLLSWLDHRFQRKSRRVQVLGWRFLGAAMGLLVAYFTVMAIRRPPEWRSILYEEMFDACRDDSMVRARIWLLLGASPDGASDYNSGPHGTEFSSHVHTAATRKNCRLLRFLLDKGASPNLEWGDGSTPMTFAIHERNGPAVKLLLAAGADPQLAMRHAKNLKADELVPIILPFLSGE is encoded by the coding sequence GTGTTCCTGATCCTCTGGCTTTTTTATCTTCTGTTCTACGCTTCCTCTGCTTGGGCGGTGCTATGGCTGCTATCGTGGCTGGATCACCGGTTCCAGCGGAAGTCACGGCGGGTTCAGGTTCTGGGCTGGAGATTCCTTGGCGCGGCGATGGGCCTCCTTGTCGCCTACTTCACCGTAATGGCGATCCGTAGGCCTCCCGAGTGGCGGTCGATCCTCTACGAGGAAATGTTCGACGCCTGCCGGGACGACAGCATGGTTCGGGCGCGGATTTGGTTATTGCTCGGTGCTAGCCCCGACGGGGCTTCGGACTACAATTCGGGGCCGCATGGGACGGAGTTCAGTTCCCATGTCCACACGGCTGCAACACGCAAGAATTGCCGGTTATTGCGCTTCCTGTTGGACAAGGGAGCGTCCCCAAACTTGGAGTGGGGAGACGGTAGCACGCCCATGACGTTCGCGATCCACGAGCGCAATGGCCCTGCCGTAAAACTGTTGCTTGCTGCGGGAGCGGACCCTCAACTAGCCATGAGGCACGCCAAGAATCTCAAGGCCGACGAACTGGTCCCGATCATCCTCCCTTTCCTGAGTGGTGAGTGA
- a CDS encoding beta strand repeat-containing protein, producing the protein MKRPYPYIFRNCALILAGWLAPLGSQAAQMAYEGFDYSTGTGNLTGLSGGFGWNGNWQTVNNGSADIVAASLAAGASSPSGYDALSTGNSCLLPNDRRVGRLLNTSTNGPFGARGFRDGNGRIGADGTTLYLSFMQRPNGTGSYYEFEFHRDNLGDGGRIGGIGNDQGGANVHLRAPNGTHTFIGAGNTNVNFYVVRIDFKAGNDDVYVYQNPTSATEPAPTLMKLAAADMSFNGVSFGAFGGGGRTVAHDEVRFGQTWTDVTIPTLAQAVFVTQPRASTTVFTGGSVSLSAVANAYPPPTYQWYHGVILLSGQTSSTLTLNNVQPGDAGDYHVVATNSQGAVPSGNGTVVVLTTPPGLLAYEGFDYDTGASNMNGKAGGLGWGAAWTPVDGGGGNVQSGNLAAGTNAPNGYDAQSLANSSFIPNNKRDGRLLDTTPGGRFGSAGYVDTNGNIGADSKTLYLSFLQQPDGTSFFYEFEFHRGNLGDPGRIAGIGNDTGGAVVNLRTPLNTPTFIGPGSTGVNFYVVRIDFKAGDDEIRIYQNPLSATEPATATVLKTNGGDLSFNGLSVAAFVNGRTVKHDEIRLGQNWSDVVFGTSRRNLTWVGDGTTNAWDFATNNWNDGVAATAFADGDPVTFNDNGSAAPAVNVTTNVATASLTVDNSTNNYTFGGTGSIASSGGLHKLGSASLTLTAPASFGSSVLLDAGDVALNGTSTASGNLVLGAGSGTLTLGGNNAFNGSLLDSGFGDRVFSGTNTFTGLSTSSGNLTFSGTTNFTGSGAVLFFGNLAGANASVTIEPGAVINITGAYNDAWVVGRDGGTASVVQNGGTVTYNPSNRGEAFIGASGNNTGTAPTYEMKGGILDMSNKRLGIALGGSAAGVTAVFTQTGGSVLVRQLDLGANLAFGDATYTLESGTLTIGAGGITTATGSTELYTLDLGGGTVIAADNWNSTLEMTLTDINGDTTFDTAAHAVRLSGAIDGTGGLVKNGTGALTLTGLNTYGGPTQVNAGTLGGARTSDNSPLTVASGATLAPGDLFTDTFAAPSAVLASGSTFHVKIDNDLDAADQLQTIGATTITGANLTFSEIGAGVVPSGTQVVIVDALGGLTGTFAGLPEGSPVDSGVNTFTIHYSATQVTLTSTSVDNPYVTWATTNGLDGIDGRDPAFEADPDFDGIANGLEWVLGGDPLASDSSALYAATGDATSGITLEFDREETSLGAATLLVQWNTDLGITWTDVPIEAAGGTYANGVTVSIDTEATPDHVTVNIPASNGPGGKLFARIAVTAIAP; encoded by the coding sequence ATGAAACGACCCTACCCCTATATCTTCAGGAATTGTGCCCTGATACTGGCAGGATGGTTGGCTCCCCTCGGATCGCAGGCCGCGCAGATGGCCTACGAGGGATTCGACTATTCCACCGGCACCGGTAATCTAACAGGCCTGAGCGGCGGCTTCGGCTGGAACGGAAACTGGCAAACCGTTAACAACGGCAGTGCCGACATCGTCGCCGCCAGTCTGGCCGCAGGTGCCAGCTCGCCGTCCGGATACGATGCGCTTTCCACCGGCAACAGTTGCCTCCTGCCAAATGACCGGCGGGTCGGCCGCTTGCTCAATACGTCCACCAACGGTCCGTTCGGAGCCCGCGGTTTCCGCGATGGCAATGGGCGGATCGGAGCCGATGGGACGACGCTCTACCTGAGCTTCATGCAGAGGCCGAATGGGACTGGCTCGTACTACGAGTTCGAGTTCCATCGGGACAACCTCGGAGACGGCGGGCGAATTGGTGGCATCGGTAATGACCAGGGCGGTGCCAATGTACATCTCCGCGCTCCCAATGGCACCCACACCTTCATCGGAGCGGGAAACACCAATGTGAATTTCTACGTGGTGCGCATCGACTTCAAGGCGGGCAACGACGATGTCTACGTCTATCAGAATCCGACCTCCGCGACGGAGCCGGCTCCCACGTTGATGAAGCTGGCGGCCGCTGACATGTCGTTCAATGGCGTTTCCTTCGGGGCCTTCGGCGGCGGCGGGCGCACCGTGGCTCACGATGAGGTCCGCTTCGGTCAGACCTGGACGGATGTCACCATCCCCACGCTGGCCCAGGCGGTCTTCGTTACCCAGCCGCGGGCATCCACTACCGTCTTCACCGGCGGCTCGGTCAGTTTGAGCGCGGTGGCAAATGCTTATCCGCCTCCCACCTACCAGTGGTATCATGGGGTGATTCTTCTTTCCGGGCAAACCAGCTCGACGCTCACCTTGAACAACGTGCAGCCGGGAGATGCGGGCGACTACCACGTCGTCGCCACGAATTCGCAAGGGGCGGTCCCAAGTGGCAACGGGACCGTGGTCGTGCTGACGACTCCACCGGGGCTGCTCGCGTATGAGGGATTCGACTACGATACCGGAGCGTCTAACATGAACGGGAAAGCCGGCGGCCTCGGTTGGGGTGCCGCGTGGACGCCCGTCGACGGAGGTGGCGGAAATGTCCAGAGCGGCAACCTGGCGGCCGGCACCAATGCCCCCAACGGCTATGACGCGCAGTCGCTGGCCAACAGCTCCTTCATCCCGAATAACAAACGCGACGGGCGCCTGCTCGATACGACTCCTGGAGGCCGCTTTGGCAGCGCCGGCTACGTCGACACCAATGGCAACATCGGTGCGGATAGCAAGACGCTCTATCTGAGCTTCCTGCAGCAGCCGGATGGGACGAGCTTCTTCTACGAGTTCGAGTTTCACCGGGGCAACCTCGGGGATCCAGGCCGGATCGCGGGGATCGGCAATGACACCGGCGGCGCGGTCGTCAACCTGCGGACTCCTCTCAACACCCCTACATTCATCGGCCCCGGCAGCACGGGCGTGAACTTCTACGTGGTGCGCATCGATTTCAAAGCAGGCGACGACGAGATCCGGATCTATCAGAATCCGCTGTCTGCCACCGAGCCGGCGACGGCCACGGTGCTCAAGACGAACGGCGGGGACCTGTCGTTCAATGGTCTTTCCGTCGCCGCTTTCGTCAATGGCCGCACGGTAAAGCACGATGAAATCCGGCTCGGTCAAAATTGGTCCGACGTGGTCTTTGGCACCAGCCGCCGCAACCTGACCTGGGTCGGTGATGGCACCACCAACGCGTGGGACTTTGCCACCAACAATTGGAACGACGGCGTGGCTGCCACCGCCTTCGCCGACGGCGACCCGGTGACCTTCAACGACAATGGATCGGCCGCTCCCGCGGTGAACGTGACGACCAATGTCGCCACGGCATCGCTCACCGTTGATAACTCCACCAACAACTACACCTTTGGTGGGACGGGCTCGATCGCTTCTTCGGGCGGCCTGCACAAGCTTGGCAGTGCCTCGCTCACGCTAACGGCACCGGCATCGTTCGGAAGTTCGGTCCTCCTCGACGCCGGTGATGTCGCCCTGAACGGGACATCCACGGCTTCCGGGAACCTCGTGCTCGGCGCTGGCTCGGGTACCCTCACCCTGGGTGGAAACAACGCCTTCAACGGCAGCCTGCTCGACTCGGGTTTCGGCGACCGTGTCTTTAGCGGGACCAACACCTTCACTGGCCTATCGACGAGCAGTGGAAACCTCACCTTCAGCGGAACCACGAACTTCACCGGCAGTGGGGCCGTGCTGTTCTTTGGCAATCTTGCGGGTGCGAATGCCTCGGTGACCATCGAACCAGGTGCCGTCATCAACATCACCGGCGCCTACAACGATGCGTGGGTCGTCGGCCGTGACGGTGGCACGGCGTCGGTGGTCCAGAACGGTGGCACCGTGACCTACAATCCGTCCAACCGCGGGGAGGCCTTCATCGGTGCCAGTGGGAACAATACCGGCACCGCTCCCACCTACGAGATGAAGGGAGGCATTCTCGACATGAGCAACAAGCGCCTCGGCATCGCCCTCGGGGGAAGTGCGGCGGGTGTCACCGCCGTCTTCACCCAGACCGGCGGCTCCGTCCTCGTGCGCCAGCTTGATCTGGGGGCCAACCTCGCCTTTGGCGACGCGACCTACACGCTTGAGAGCGGCACCCTCACCATCGGTGCCGGAGGCATCACCACGGCCACCGGGTCCACCGAGCTCTATACGCTCGACCTCGGCGGCGGCACCGTGATTGCCGCGGATAACTGGAACTCGACGTTGGAGATGACCCTCACCGATATCAACGGCGACACGACCTTTGATACGGCCGCACATGCGGTCCGGCTCTCCGGGGCTATCGACGGCACCGGCGGTCTGGTGAAAAACGGGACAGGTGCCCTGACCCTGACCGGCCTCAACACCTACGGGGGACCGACCCAGGTCAATGCCGGCACGCTCGGCGGAGCGCGCACCAGCGACAATTCGCCGCTGACCGTCGCGTCCGGCGCCACCCTGGCTCCCGGCGATTTGTTCACCGATACCTTCGCTGCGCCTTCGGCGGTTCTCGCGAGCGGTTCGACGTTCCATGTGAAGATCGACAACGACCTTGATGCTGCCGACCAGCTCCAGACGATCGGTGCGACGACCATCACCGGCGCGAACCTCACCTTCAGCGAGATCGGTGCCGGCGTCGTCCCGTCGGGCACCCAGGTGGTGATCGTCGATGCCTTGGGCGGACTGACCGGGACCTTCGCCGGCCTGCCGGAAGGTTCGCCGGTCGACTCGGGGGTCAATACCTTCACCATTCACTACAGCGCGACCCAGGTGACGCTCACTTCGACCTCGGTGGACAATCCGTATGTCACGTGGGCGACCACCAACGGTCTCGACGGCATCGATGGACGGGATCCGGCATTCGAAGCGGACCCGGATTTCGATGGCATCGCGAATGGCCTGGAGTGGGTGCTGGGAGGCGATCCGCTGGCATCGGACAGCTCGGCGCTCTACGCCGCCACCGGCGATGCCACCAGCGGCATCACGCTTGAGTTCGACCGTGAGGAGACCTCGCTCGGAGCCGCCACCTTGCTCGTCCAATGGAACACCGACCTCGGCATCACTTGGACGGATGTTCCGATCGAAGCGGCCGGCGGAACCTATGCCAATGGCGTCACGGTCTCGATCGATACCGAGGCCACGCCGGACCACGTGACGGTCAATATCCCGGCCTCCAATGGTCCGGGTGGAAAACTGTTCGCGCGGATTGCCGTCACCGCGATCGCCCCTTGA